The following proteins come from a genomic window of Mycobacteriales bacterium:
- a CDS encoding nicotinate phosphoribosyltransferase has protein sequence MESTALLTDQYELTMLRAALRAGTAHRQCVFEAFARRLPDGRRYGVVSGTGRLLEAIEAFRFDVDDLAFLLDAHIIDPDTRDWLADYRFAGDVDGYAEGELYFPGSPVLTVRGSFAQAVLLETIVLSILNHDCAVASAAARMVVAAGDRPLIEMGSRRTHERAAVAAARAAFIAGFAATSNLEAGRRYGVPTTGTAAHSFTLLDDESNAFRAQVDTLGAGTTLLVDTYDIAEGIRRAVEVAGPGLGAIRIDSGDLGGLAKEARRQLDSLGATKTHIVVTSDLDEYSIAALAAAPVDSYGVGTTLVTGSGAPTAGMVYKLVEVDGRPVAKRSEHKSSRGGRKVAVRRHKASGTATEEVIRAQADPSEQPGDRPLQMPLMRGGRPVDRLPTLAQARETMRARMVSVPWDGTKLSRGEPAIPTTFEGGPR, from the coding sequence CGCGCGGCGGCTGCCCGACGGGCGGCGCTACGGCGTGGTCAGCGGCACCGGCCGCCTGCTGGAGGCGATCGAGGCGTTCCGTTTCGACGTCGACGACCTGGCCTTCCTCCTGGACGCCCACATCATCGATCCGGACACCCGCGACTGGCTGGCCGACTACCGGTTCGCGGGCGACGTCGACGGATACGCCGAGGGCGAGCTGTATTTCCCGGGCTCGCCGGTGCTGACGGTCCGCGGCAGCTTCGCCCAGGCGGTGCTGCTGGAAACCATCGTGCTCTCGATCCTCAACCACGACTGCGCCGTCGCGTCGGCCGCCGCCCGGATGGTGGTCGCCGCCGGGGACCGGCCGTTGATCGAGATGGGGTCGCGGCGCACCCACGAGCGGGCCGCCGTCGCCGCGGCGCGGGCGGCCTTCATCGCCGGGTTCGCGGCGACCTCCAACCTCGAGGCCGGTCGGCGCTACGGCGTCCCGACCACGGGCACCGCGGCGCACTCCTTCACGCTGCTCGACGACGAGAGCAACGCGTTCCGGGCGCAGGTCGACACGCTCGGCGCCGGCACCACCCTGCTGGTCGACACCTACGACATCGCCGAGGGCATCCGGCGGGCGGTCGAGGTCGCCGGCCCCGGGCTCGGCGCGATCCGGATCGACTCCGGCGACCTCGGCGGGCTCGCCAAGGAGGCCCGCCGTCAGCTCGACTCCCTCGGCGCGACCAAGACCCACATCGTCGTGACCAGCGACCTCGACGAGTATTCGATCGCCGCGCTCGCCGCGGCGCCGGTCGACTCCTACGGCGTCGGGACGACGCTGGTCACCGGCTCGGGCGCACCGACCGCGGGAATGGTCTACAAACTGGTCGAGGTCGACGGTCGTCCGGTCGCGAAACGCTCGGAGCACAAGTCGTCCCGCGGTGGACGCAAGGTCGCCGTACGCCGGCACAAAGCCAGTGGCACGGCCACCGAGGAGGTGATCCGCGCACAGGCCGACCCGTCCGAGCAGCCGGGCGACCGCCCGCTGCAGATGCCGCTGATGCGCGGCGGGCGGCCGGTCGACAGGCTGCCGACACTGGCCCAGGCACGGGAGACCATGCGCGCGCGCATGGTCTCGGTGCCGTGGGACGGGACGAAGCTCTCCCGCGGCGAACCGGCCATCCCGACGACCTTCGAGGGCGGTCCGCGATGA